A genome region from Cucurbita pepo subsp. pepo cultivar mu-cu-16 chromosome LG02, ASM280686v2, whole genome shotgun sequence includes the following:
- the LOC111789293 gene encoding probable indole-3-pyruvate monooxygenase YUCCA11, which yields MEETQVVIVGGGPAGLATAACLNRLSIHNIVLERDDCCASLWRKRAYDRLKLHLAKPYCQLPYMPFPHNAPTYISRLDFIAYLDNYMSCFGIEPRCCRSVERAWYDKVEGKWMVVVNNKGSGVEERYVCRYLVAASGENSEGFLPDVPGLKSFHGEVLHSSGYENGERFRGKDVLVVGCGNSGMEIAYDLSNYAANTSIVVRSPVHVLTKDIVRVGMFLLKYLPCKVVDPICINLAKMKYGNSSKYGIRRPKGGPFLIKAKTGRSPTIDVGCMNRIKKGEIKVLPSITCVNEDHVRFAYGIVNYFDAIIFATGYKSTVLNWLEDEKGQFNEEDGFPKQRPPNHWKGEDGLYCAGFGKQGLLGISNDAQNIARDIATLAA from the exons ATGGAAGAAACGCAGGTGGTGATCGTGGGCGGTGGTCCGGCGGGGCTTGCAACGGCGGCATGCCTCAACCGTCTTTCGATACATAACATCGTACTCGAAAGAGACGATTGCTGCGCTTCTCTATGGCGAAAAAGGGCTTATGACAGGTTGAAGCTTCATTTAGCCAAACCCTATTGTCAACTTCCTTACATGCCATTCCCACACAATGCACCAACCTACATTTCCCGGTTGGATTTCATTGCTTATTTGGATAACTACATGTCGTGTTTCGGGATCGAACCGCGGTGTTGTCGGAGCGTGGAACGAGCTTGGTACGACAAGGTGGAGGGGAAGTGGATGGTGGTGGTGAATAACAAGGGTAGTGGTGTGGAAGAGAGGTATGTTTGTAGGTATCTCGTGGCTGCCAGTGGGGAGAATAGTGAGGGGTTTTTGCCGGATGTTCCTGGATTGAAGAGCTTCCATGGTGAGGTTTTGCATTCAAGTGGGTATGAGAATGGAGAGAGGTTTAGAGGTAAGGATGTTTTGGTTGTTGGATGTGGGAATTCTGGCATGGAGATTGCTTATGATTTGTCTAATTATGCTGCAAATACTTCCATCGTCGTTCGGAGCCCG GTCCACGTGTTAACGAAAGACATCGTTCGGGTAGGGAtgtttttattgaaatatcTTCCATGCAAGGTTGTGGATCCAATCTGCATTAATCTTGCAAAGATGAAGTATGGAAATTCATCCAAGTATGGGATTCGTAGGCCCAAAGGAGGCCCTTTTCTTATCAAAGCCAAAACTGGTCGTTCCCCCACCATTGATGTTGGATGCATGAACAGAATCAAGAAAGGAGAGATCAAG GTTCTTCCATCGATAACATGCGTAAACGAAGACCATGTGAGGTTTGCATACGGCATTGTGAACTACTTCGATGCGATAATTTTTGCGACGGGGTACAAGAGCACGGTGCTGAATTGGCTGGAG GATGAGAAGGGGCAGTTCAATGAGGAAGATGGGTTTCCAAAGCAAAGGCCACCAAATCATTGGAAGGGAGAAGATGGGTTGTACTGTGCAGGATTTGGAAAGCAAGGGTTGCTTGGGATTTCAAATGATGCACAGAACATCGCAAGGGATATAGCAACATTGGCAGCTTGA
- the LOC111789381 gene encoding ras-related protein RABC1-like has product MSSAPSSSQPEFDYLFKLLLIGDSGVGKSTLLLRFTSDSFEELSPTIGVDFKIKHVTVGGKKLKLAIWDTAGQERFRTLTGSYYRGAQGIIMVYDVTRRETFTNLSDIWAKEIDLYSTNQDCIKMLVGNKVDKESERVVSKKEGIDFAREYGCLFLECSAKTRVNVEQCFDELVLKILDTPSLLADGSTGLKKNIFKEKPPQENASPGGCCSY; this is encoded by the exons ATGTCGTCGGCACCGTCTTCGAGTCAACCGGAGTTTGATTACTTGTTTAAGTTGCTGTTGATTGGGGACTCTGGAGTTGGGAAGAGTACGCTTCTTTTGCGATTCACTTCTGATTCATTTGAGGAACTTTCTCCAACTATTG GTGTGGATTTCAAGATTAAGCATGTTACAGTTGGGGGAAAGAAGTTGAAGCTTGCAATATGGGACACAG CTGGGCAGGAGAGGTTTCGAACATTAACAGGTTCATATTACAGAGGCGCTCAAGGAATCATTATGG TGTATGATGTGACCCGCCGCGAGACATTCACAAATCTCTCTGACATATGGGCTAAAGAAATTGACCTGTACTCAACAAATCAGGATTGCATCAAGATGCTTGTTGGAAACAAAGTGGATAAG GAAAGTGAAAGGGTAGTCAGTAAAAAAGAGGGAATCGACTTTGCTCGAGAATATGGATGCCTATTTCTTGAATGTAGCGCAAAAACTCGAGTCAATGTGGAACAATGCTTTGATGAGCTTGTGTTAAAG ATTTTGGACACGCCCAGTCTTTTGGCTGATGGCTCAacaggtttgaaaaagaacatCTTCAAAGAGAAACCTCCTCAAGAGAATGCATCACCTGGTGGCTGCTGCTCGTATTGA
- the LOC111789152 gene encoding 2-oxoisovalerate dehydrogenase subunit alpha 1, mitochondrial-like, with translation MIRTSLRLLTPNFPSPPPLLGGARRQNAFVLLSSSNRSALLSPTRRFESTEAARLHEDENDDQELDFPGGRVPFTSEMKFITESTEKRVSCYRILHENGETITPTNFKQLSKDVMMKMYKDMITLETMDTIFFEAQRQGRISFYLTSAGEEAVTIASAAALHSDDVVLAQYREPGVLLWRGFGLQEFADQVFGNRSDYGKGRQMPIHYGSNLLNYFTISSPIGTQLPHAVGVAYSLKIDRKDACAVTYFGDGSTSEGDFHAALNFAAVLGAPVVFICRNNGWAISTAIQEQFRSDGVVVKGQAYGVRSIRIDGNDALAVYTATRRAREMAVAEQMPVLIEALTYRVGHHSTSDDSTKYRGVDEIEYWKTKRSPMYRFARWLRNNGWLSEEDESMHRSTVKKQLLQAIQKAEKAEKAPVSALFSDVYDHIPSNLHEQEQVLRQTMKRYPQDYPSDVPL, from the exons ATGATTCGGACTTCCCTCCGCCTTCTCACTCCGAATTTTCCTTCTCCGCCGCCTCTTCTTGGCGGCGCCCGCCGTCAGAATGCCTTCGTGTTGCTTTCCTCTTCTAACCGCTCCGCTTTGCTCTCGCCGACACGTCGTTTTGAATCCACCGAAGCCGCGCGACTCCATGAAGACGAAAACGATGATCAG GAGTTGGATTTTCCGGGAGGAAGAGTTCCATTTACGAGTGAAATGAAATTCATTACTGAGTCGACTGAGAAGCGGGTCTCGTGTTATCGAATTCTCCACGAAAATGGGGAGACGATTACGCCCACGAATTTCAAGCAG ttgAGCAAGGATGTAATGATGAAGATGTACAAAGACATGATTACCCTTGAAACAATGGACACCATATTCTTCGAAGCACAAAGGCAAGGAAGAATCTCATTTTACTTAACTTCAGCTGGAGAAGAAGCAGTGACCATTGCTTCAGCAGCTGCGCTTCACTCCGACGACGTGGTTTTGGCTCAG TACAGGGAGCCGGGAGTGTTGTTATGGCGTGGATTTGGATTGCAAGAATTTGCAGATCAGGTGTTTGGAAACAGAAGTGATTATGGAAAAGGTAGGCAGATGCCCATTCACTATGGCTCCAATCTGCTCAATTACTTCACCATTTCATCGCCAATTGG AACGCAGCTTCCACATGCTGTTGGCGTTGCTTATTCTCTTAAAATCGACAGAAAAGACGCCTGCGCTGTGACTTATTTTGGAGATGGCAGCACCAGCGAG GGAGATTTCCACGCGGCATTGAACTTTGCAGCAGTGTTAGGAGCGCCGGTGGTTTTCATCTGCCGGAACAACGGCTGGGCTATCAGTACTGCAATCCAAGAACAATTCCGAA GCGACGGGGTGGTGGTTAAAGGTCAGGCCTATGGAGTCCGAAGCATTAGGATTGATGGCAATGATGCTCTGGCTGTTTATACCGCCACTCGCAGAGCGAGAGAGATGGCGGTTGCCGAGCAGATGCCGGTTCTGATCGAGGCTCTAACTTACAGAGTTGGCCACCATTCCACCTCCGATGATTCCACCAAGTATCGGGGTGTGGATGAGATTGAGTACTGGAAAACAAAGAGGAGCCCTATGTATCGGTTTGCAAGATGGTTAAGAAATAATGGATGGTTgagtgaagaagatgagtccATGCATCGATCCACTGTAAAAAAACAG TTGTTGCAAGCAATCCAGAAAGCAGAGAAGGCAGAGAAAGCTCCAGTTTCAGCATTGTTCAGTGATGTCTATGATCACATACCCTCAAACCTTCATGAGCAAGAACAGGTACTGAGGCAAACAATGAAGAGGTATCCTCAAGATTACCCTTCTGATGTTCCTCTTTAG